In a single window of the Raphanus sativus cultivar WK10039 chromosome 9, ASM80110v3, whole genome shotgun sequence genome:
- the LOC108824237 gene encoding calcium-binding protein CP1, giving the protein MCPSDRLASSITAANLDFRPAFEIIDADRDGKISRDDLRAFYAGIQRSSSDKVDEDEMTMIGTMISVADANKDGFVEFDEFEKVLETAPHGCGSGDGLMRDVFKVMDKDGDGRLSYGDLKSYMESAGLAADDDEIKAMIRLGGGDSNGGVSYDGLLKIFGC; this is encoded by the coding sequence atgtgTCCTTCCGATAGGCTTGCCAGTTCCATAACCGCCGCGAACCTCGATTTCCGACCAGCGTTCGAGATCATCGACGCCGACCGCGACGGTAAGATCAGCAGAGACGATCTCCGAGCATTCTACGCCGGGATCCAGAGATCTTCTTCCGACAAGGTCGACGAAGACGAGATGACGATGATCGGGACGATGATATCAGTGGCGGACGCGAACAAGGACGGGTTCGTGGAGTTCGACGAGTTCGAGAAAGTTCTCGAAACGGCTCCGCATGGGTGCGGATCCGGTGACGGGCTGATGAGGGATGTGTTCAAGGTGATGGATAAGGACGGTGATGGGAGGTTGAGCTACGGTGATTTGAAGAGTTACATGGAGTCTGCTGGTTTGGCTGCTGACGATGATGAAATCAAGGCTATGATTAGATTGGGCGGTGGCGATTCGAACGGCGGCGTTTCTTACGACGGTTTGTTGAAGATTTTCGGGTGTTAG